Proteins encoded by one window of Mycolicibacterium sp. ND9-15:
- a CDS encoding TetR/AcrR family transcriptional regulator translates to MPERWTRERRLEHTRNLLLDAAEDVFARKGLTGAALEDIADVAGYTRGAIYSHFGAKEELFLAVVDRQRQRFLDGFNDIIQSFARLDELSVDELADRWREVGSDPNRAALNYELTLYLLRNSEARERLGAQRRETIRSLGEFISKNVARLGATLTLPADTLAQLILAVNDGVTLGSHLDGADLYRPYLQLIVSSIVPAGD, encoded by the coding sequence ATGCCAGAGCGGTGGACGAGGGAGCGGCGTCTCGAGCACACCCGTAATCTGCTGCTCGACGCCGCCGAGGACGTATTCGCACGCAAGGGTCTGACCGGCGCCGCCCTGGAGGACATCGCCGACGTGGCCGGCTACACCCGCGGGGCGATCTACTCACACTTCGGCGCCAAGGAGGAGTTGTTTCTGGCGGTCGTGGACCGGCAGCGGCAGCGGTTCCTCGACGGGTTCAACGACATCATCCAGTCGTTCGCGCGGCTGGACGAGCTCAGCGTCGACGAACTCGCGGACCGTTGGCGTGAGGTGGGTAGCGATCCAAATCGGGCTGCCCTGAATTACGAACTCACGCTGTACCTTCTGCGAAACTCCGAGGCGCGTGAACGTCTCGGCGCGCAGCGGCGCGAAACGATCCGATCGCTCGGTGAGTTCATCAGCAAGAACGTCGCACGGTTGGGCGCGACACTCACATTGCCCGCCGACACGTTGGCCCAGTTGATCCTCGCGGTCAACGACGGTGTCACCCTTGGCAGCCATCTCGACGGGGCCGACCTCTACCGGCCCTATCTGCAGCTGATCGTTTCGAGCATCGTCCCGGCGGGCGACTGA
- a CDS encoding aldehyde dehydrogenase family protein: protein MTQVETDTGVLAGDERMLIDGELQTTAGGATFDVIHPASEQVAGRATDGTVEDMARAVGAARRAFDETDWSRDLDFRHHCLTQLHEALERNKERLRRILITEVGCPVSVTGSQIESPIEEVKHWAEHGKNFEYLVDNGVHDTPLGPARRKIHYEPVGVVGAITPWNVPFYLNVAETVPALMAGNTVVLKPAQLTPWSGSEYGRIVAEETDIPAGVFNVVVAGANEVGAALSADPRVDMITFTGSTATGRAILAAGASTVKKTLLELGGKSAHIVLDDADFNSALPLAAMMACVMSGQSCILPSRILLPRSRYDEGIEILKTMMEGFPVGDPWTPGNMQGPQISETQRQKVLGLIKSGIDSGARLVTGGGIPENLPTGYYTQPTLLADVDPNSQVAQEEIFGPVLTVTPYATDDEAIAIANNSIYGLSGEVSGADVDRAFEVACRMRTGNVTINGKSHFGINSPFGGTKQSGLGYRNGEEGYKEYLEAKTIGMPETVEP, encoded by the coding sequence ATGACCCAGGTAGAGACCGACACCGGCGTGCTTGCCGGCGACGAGCGGATGCTGATCGACGGCGAACTGCAGACCACGGCCGGCGGAGCGACGTTCGATGTGATCCATCCGGCCAGCGAACAGGTCGCGGGGCGGGCCACCGACGGAACCGTCGAGGACATGGCGCGGGCCGTCGGCGCCGCGCGGCGGGCCTTCGACGAGACCGACTGGTCACGGGATCTGGACTTCCGCCACCACTGTCTGACCCAGCTGCACGAGGCGCTCGAACGCAACAAGGAACGGCTGCGGCGGATCCTCATCACCGAGGTCGGCTGTCCGGTTTCGGTGACCGGCAGCCAGATCGAGAGCCCGATCGAGGAGGTCAAGCACTGGGCCGAGCACGGCAAGAACTTCGAGTACCTCGTCGACAACGGTGTGCACGACACGCCGCTGGGGCCGGCCCGGCGCAAGATCCACTACGAGCCGGTCGGCGTGGTCGGTGCGATCACGCCGTGGAACGTGCCGTTCTACCTCAACGTTGCCGAGACCGTGCCCGCGCTGATGGCCGGCAACACCGTCGTCCTCAAACCCGCCCAGCTGACCCCGTGGTCGGGCAGTGAGTACGGCCGCATCGTCGCCGAGGAGACCGACATCCCGGCCGGTGTGTTCAACGTGGTGGTGGCAGGCGCCAACGAGGTCGGGGCGGCGTTGTCGGCCGATCCGCGGGTCGACATGATCACGTTCACCGGGTCGACCGCGACCGGACGGGCGATCCTGGCCGCCGGTGCGTCGACGGTGAAGAAGACGCTGCTGGAGTTGGGCGGCAAGTCGGCCCACATCGTGCTCGACGACGCCGATTTCAACTCCGCGCTGCCGTTGGCGGCCATGATGGCGTGCGTGATGTCCGGCCAGAGTTGCATCCTGCCGAGCCGGATTCTGTTGCCGCGCAGCCGCTACGACGAAGGCATCGAGATCCTCAAGACGATGATGGAGGGCTTCCCCGTCGGCGACCCGTGGACCCCGGGCAACATGCAGGGCCCGCAGATCAGCGAGACCCAGCGCCAGAAAGTGCTCGGACTGATCAAGAGCGGCATCGACTCCGGCGCACGGCTGGTCACCGGCGGCGGTATCCCCGAGAACCTGCCGACCGGTTACTACACACAGCCGACCCTGCTGGCCGATGTCGATCCCAATTCACAAGTGGCGCAGGAGGAGATCTTCGGCCCGGTGCTCACCGTCACGCCATACGCCACCGACGACGAGGCGATCGCCATCGCGAACAATTCGATCTACGGGCTGTCCGGTGAGGTCAGTGGCGCCGACGTGGACCGAGCGTTCGAAGTGGCCTGCCGCATGCGCACCGGCAACGTCACGATCAACGGCAAGAGCCACTTCGGCATCAACAGCCCGTTCGGCGGCACCAAGCAGAGCGGGCTGGGCTACCGCAACGGCGAAGAGGGATACAAGGAATATCTCGAGGCCAAGACGATCGGCATGCCCGAAACGGTCGAACCGTGA
- a CDS encoding nuclear transport factor 2 family protein — MNDRQVRDELDIAALLHRYARAVDTKDWELYRSVFTDDAHIDYSSAGAVVGSRDEVVDWFAANFGVIPWSMHHITNIEADVETGPDGDNARVRAMFYNPMQLPGMSEPSFCGGYYHHELVRTPDGWRSRRLVEENVWFTNPPGS; from the coding sequence ATGAACGATCGGCAGGTCCGCGACGAACTTGACATCGCCGCGCTGCTGCACCGCTACGCCCGCGCGGTAGACACCAAGGACTGGGAGCTGTACCGCTCGGTGTTCACCGACGACGCGCACATCGACTATTCGTCGGCCGGCGCGGTCGTCGGGAGCCGGGACGAGGTCGTCGACTGGTTCGCCGCGAATTTCGGCGTGATTCCATGGAGCATGCACCACATCACGAACATAGAGGCCGACGTCGAAACTGGCCCCGATGGCGACAACGCGCGGGTGCGCGCGATGTTCTACAACCCGATGCAGCTGCCCGGCATGTCCGAGCCCAGCTTCTGCGGCGGCTATTACCACCACGAACTCGTGCGCACTCCCGACGGGTGGCGCAGCCGCCGCCTGGTCGAGGAGAACGTCTGGTTCACGAATCCGCCCGGATCGTGA
- a CDS encoding MarR family winged helix-turn-helix transcriptional regulator produces the protein MTSEQVESVMRASRALVGITAASISIADDVVTVPQLRVMMMIATRGAMNLAGVAAGLQVSPSNASRICDRLLKVGMVDRRDDPADRRNIALTLTADGQDLIDRVIHHRRNAIRRVLRQMPAERRDLLTVVLDDFATAAGEPSEEHRHALI, from the coding sequence GTGACGAGCGAACAGGTCGAGTCGGTCATGCGGGCGTCGCGGGCGCTGGTGGGCATCACCGCGGCCTCGATCTCCATAGCTGACGACGTGGTCACAGTGCCCCAGCTGCGGGTCATGATGATGATTGCGACCCGAGGTGCGATGAACCTTGCCGGCGTCGCGGCGGGTCTTCAGGTCAGCCCCTCCAACGCCAGTCGGATCTGCGACCGGTTGCTCAAGGTCGGCATGGTCGACCGGCGCGATGATCCGGCCGACCGGCGCAATATCGCCCTCACGTTGACGGCCGACGGCCAAGATCTGATCGACCGCGTGATCCATCACCGCCGCAACGCAATCCGGCGGGTATTGCGGCAGATGCCAGCGGAGCGGCGAGACTTGCTGACAGTCGTCCTCGACGACTTTGCGACCGCCGCGGGCGAACCCTCCGAGGAGCACCGGCACGCGTTGATCTGA
- the rlmN gene encoding 23S rRNA (adenine(2503)-C(2))-methyltransferase RlmN: MSEPSAALPLVFDPPRRAMPPRHFADLDEAGRAAAVGELGLPAFRAKQLANQYYGRLIADPHQMTDLPASVRDQVADALFPKLLDAVREVETDAGETRKMLWRAVDGTTFESVLMRYPQRNTVCISSQAGCGMACPFCATGQGGLKRNLSTAEILEQVRAAAVELRDRDGDWIARTARGDRIARTARGDWIARTARGEIAGSPRGGRLSNIVFMGMGEPLANYNRMLAAVRRIIAPVPHGFGISARSVTVSTVGLAPAIRKLADERLGVTLALSLHAPDDELRDTLVPVNNRWKVSEALDAARYYADATGRRVSIEYALIRDVNDQPWRADLLGKRLHGALGPLAHVNVIPLNPTPGSEWDASPRPAEREFVRRVRERGVSCTVRDTRGREIAAACGQLAAQG; the protein is encoded by the coding sequence ATGTCTGAACCTTCCGCGGCGCTGCCGCTCGTGTTCGATCCGCCGCGCCGCGCCATGCCGCCGCGGCACTTCGCCGACCTCGACGAGGCGGGCCGCGCCGCTGCCGTCGGCGAGCTCGGGCTGCCGGCTTTCCGGGCCAAGCAGTTGGCCAACCAGTACTACGGCAGGCTGATCGCCGACCCACACCAGATGACCGATCTGCCGGCCTCGGTGCGCGACCAGGTTGCCGACGCGCTGTTCCCGAAACTGCTCGACGCGGTTCGCGAGGTCGAGACCGATGCGGGCGAGACGCGCAAGATGCTGTGGCGCGCGGTGGACGGCACCACGTTCGAGTCGGTGCTGATGCGCTACCCGCAGCGCAACACGGTCTGTATCTCGTCACAGGCGGGGTGCGGAATGGCCTGCCCGTTCTGCGCGACGGGCCAGGGGGGACTCAAGCGCAATCTGTCGACCGCCGAGATTCTCGAGCAGGTGCGGGCGGCAGCCGTCGAACTCCGCGACCGCGACGGGGACTGGATTGCGCGCACCGCGCGCGGGGACCGGATTGCGCGCACCGCGCGCGGGGACTGGATTGCGCGCACCGCGCGCGGGGAAATCGCGGGATCGCCCCGTGGCGGCAGGCTGTCCAACATCGTGTTCATGGGCATGGGCGAGCCGCTGGCCAACTACAACCGGATGCTCGCCGCGGTGCGACGGATCATCGCGCCCGTTCCCCACGGCTTCGGCATCTCGGCCCGCTCGGTCACGGTGTCGACGGTCGGGTTGGCGCCCGCGATCCGCAAGCTCGCCGACGAACGGCTCGGCGTCACACTGGCGTTGTCGCTGCACGCCCCGGACGACGAACTGCGCGACACGCTCGTTCCGGTGAACAACCGCTGGAAGGTGTCCGAGGCGCTCGACGCCGCGCGGTACTACGCGGACGCGACCGGCCGGCGAGTGTCGATCGAGTATGCGTTGATCCGCGACGTCAACGACCAGCCGTGGCGCGCCGACCTTTTGGGCAAGCGGCTACACGGCGCGCTGGGTCCGCTGGCCCATGTCAACGTCATCCCGCTGAACCCGACGCCCGGCAGTGAGTGGGATGCCAGCCCCAGACCCGCTGAACGCGAGTTCGTTCGCCGGGTCCGCGAACGTGGCGTGTCGTGCACCGTGCGCGACACTCGGGGCCGCGAAATCGCCGCTGCGTGCGGCCAGTTGGCGGCGCAGGGCTGA
- a CDS encoding glucose 1-dehydrogenase: MQALTIRPGNAGSLTVDDVEEPRRGPDELLVDGLAIGVCGTDKEIASGHYGWAPPGRDTLVLGHESLGRVAEAPPDSTFSTGDLVVGVVRRPDPEPCRACAHGEFDMCRNGRYTERGIKEIDGYGSSRWRVETDYAVALDENLADVGMLMEPTTVVAKAWEQVRRVGKRGYFDPERALITGAGPIGLLAALLSVQQGFDTHILDRVTDGPKPGIVAALGATYHHDDIDDVASRLQPDVVIEATGAGPVVFGAIANTSTYGIVCLTGVSPRGRRLQIDAGAVNRELVLENDAVVGSVNANLRHYRQAAEALAKADKDWLASLITRRVPLARAREAFTAGPDDVKVVITLDDAS; encoded by the coding sequence ATGCAGGCACTGACGATAAGGCCCGGCAATGCGGGGTCGCTCACCGTCGACGATGTCGAAGAACCGCGCCGCGGACCCGACGAACTGCTGGTCGACGGCCTGGCGATCGGTGTGTGCGGCACAGACAAGGAGATCGCAAGCGGACACTACGGGTGGGCGCCACCCGGGCGCGACACGCTGGTGCTCGGACATGAATCCCTGGGGCGGGTGGCCGAGGCACCGCCCGACAGTACGTTTTCCACCGGCGACCTGGTCGTGGGTGTGGTGCGCCGGCCTGACCCGGAGCCGTGTCGGGCCTGCGCGCACGGCGAGTTCGACATGTGCCGCAACGGCCGCTACACCGAACGCGGCATCAAGGAGATCGACGGCTACGGCAGCAGCCGCTGGCGGGTGGAAACCGATTACGCGGTCGCTCTCGACGAGAACCTGGCCGACGTTGGAATGCTCATGGAGCCGACCACGGTGGTGGCCAAAGCGTGGGAGCAGGTGAGACGGGTAGGAAAGCGGGGATACTTCGATCCCGAGCGGGCGTTGATCACCGGCGCCGGGCCCATCGGACTGCTGGCCGCCCTGCTGTCGGTCCAGCAAGGTTTCGACACCCACATCCTCGACCGCGTCACCGACGGCCCCAAGCCCGGTATCGTCGCTGCGCTGGGCGCGACATACCACCACGACGACATCGACGACGTCGCCTCCCGACTACAACCGGATGTGGTGATCGAGGCGACCGGAGCCGGGCCGGTGGTCTTCGGGGCCATCGCCAACACCTCCACCTACGGCATCGTCTGCTTGACCGGGGTGTCGCCCAGGGGACGGCGGTTACAGATCGACGCCGGTGCGGTCAACCGCGAACTGGTGCTGGAGAACGATGCCGTGGTCGGTTCGGTCAACGCCAACCTGCGTCACTACCGCCAAGCCGCCGAGGCGCTGGCCAAAGCCGACAAGGACTGGCTGGCCAGCCTGATCACCCGGCGCGTGCCGCTGGCCCGGGCCCGCGAGGCGTTCACCGCCGGGCCCGACGACGTGAAGGTGGTCATCACGCTCGACGACGCAAGCTGA
- a CDS encoding glycoside hydrolase family 15 protein produces the protein MSAIEDYALIGDLQTAALVGRDGALDWLCLPYFDSPACFAALLGGPDAGTWRVAPAAGGPSTRRRYRDDSLVLETEWDTEQGCVRLIDFMPPRGTAADVVRIVEGVSGTVPMTSTLRLRFDYGHVVPWVRRRDNGLSAIAGPDAVWLRTPVRTEGRDLTTVADFTVAEGQRIPFVLTHQLSHLPPPRPVDAERALAETAGWWSDWMAQCRYSGRWQPEVRRALLLLKALTFAPTGGILAAATTSLPEQVGGPRNWDYRYCWLRDATFTLQALLGTGFVDEARAWREWLVRAVAGDPADLQIMYGVDGRRRLPEFELPWLAGYQSSGPVRVGNAAAAQLQLDVWGEVLDGLHLARDFGLPTDDTAWDVQCALLDFLEGNWTDADCSLWEIRGPARHFVHSKVMAWAGVDRAVRTVEHHHLPGPLRRWRGLRTEIHDDICNRGYNAERGSFTQSYGSDHLDAALLLLPRVGFLPYDDPRIVATIEAVRTELDCDGLLLRYHPEKSDDGLPGGEGVFLACSFWLVEALCGIGRTEEATALYERLLRLRNDVGMLSEEYDPKAQRHLGNTPQAFSLVGLINGARQLSGHHTTTSARRSQQRLHPDGRPDE, from the coding sequence ATGAGTGCGATCGAGGACTACGCGCTCATCGGAGACCTGCAGACCGCGGCGCTCGTCGGGCGCGACGGAGCCCTCGACTGGCTCTGCCTGCCCTACTTCGACTCACCGGCCTGTTTTGCGGCGCTCCTCGGCGGCCCCGACGCCGGCACCTGGCGGGTGGCGCCCGCCGCGGGCGGCCCGTCCACGCGGCGGCGCTACCGCGACGACTCGCTCGTGCTCGAGACCGAATGGGACACCGAGCAGGGATGCGTCCGGCTCATCGACTTCATGCCGCCGCGCGGGACCGCCGCTGATGTGGTCCGCATCGTCGAGGGCGTCAGCGGCACGGTCCCGATGACGTCGACGCTGCGTCTGCGGTTCGACTACGGCCATGTCGTGCCGTGGGTCCGCCGCCGCGATAACGGCCTGTCGGCCATAGCCGGTCCGGACGCGGTTTGGCTGCGCACGCCGGTTCGTACGGAAGGACGGGACCTGACGACGGTTGCCGACTTCACCGTCGCCGAAGGCCAACGCATTCCGTTCGTGCTCACTCATCAGCTGTCCCATCTGCCACCGCCGCGGCCGGTCGACGCCGAGCGTGCCCTGGCGGAAACCGCCGGCTGGTGGAGCGACTGGATGGCGCAATGCCGCTACAGCGGGCGGTGGCAACCCGAGGTACGGCGGGCCCTGCTGCTGCTCAAGGCGCTCACCTTCGCCCCCACCGGCGGCATCCTGGCGGCGGCGACGACCTCGCTGCCCGAGCAGGTCGGTGGCCCTCGCAATTGGGATTACCGCTACTGCTGGCTTCGGGATGCCACGTTCACGCTCCAGGCGCTGCTCGGCACGGGCTTCGTCGACGAGGCGCGGGCCTGGCGGGAGTGGCTGGTGCGCGCGGTCGCAGGCGATCCCGCAGACCTGCAGATCATGTACGGCGTCGACGGGCGGCGGCGGCTGCCCGAATTCGAACTGCCATGGCTGGCCGGCTACCAGAGCTCGGGCCCGGTCCGGGTCGGCAACGCCGCCGCTGCTCAACTGCAACTCGACGTGTGGGGCGAAGTGCTCGACGGGCTGCACCTGGCCCGGGACTTCGGTCTGCCGACCGACGACACCGCCTGGGACGTCCAGTGCGCGCTGCTCGACTTCCTGGAGGGGAACTGGACGGACGCCGACTGCAGCCTGTGGGAAATCCGTGGCCCGGCACGTCACTTCGTGCATTCCAAGGTCATGGCGTGGGCGGGAGTGGACCGGGCGGTGCGGACCGTCGAACACCATCACCTGCCCGGGCCGCTGCGGCGATGGCGCGGGCTGCGCACGGAGATCCACGACGACATCTGCAACCGTGGCTACAACGCCGAGCGCGGATCGTTCACCCAGTCCTACGGGTCCGACCACCTCGACGCGGCGCTTCTGCTGTTACCCCGCGTCGGCTTTCTGCCGTACGACGATCCCCGCATCGTCGCCACCATCGAGGCCGTACGAACCGAACTCGACTGTGATGGACTGCTGTTGCGATACCACCCGGAGAAGAGCGACGACGGCCTTCCCGGTGGCGAAGGCGTATTCCTCGCATGCAGCTTCTGGCTCGTCGAGGCGCTCTGCGGCATCGGGCGCACCGAGGAGGCCACCGCGCTCTACGAGCGATTGCTGCGGCTGCGCAACGACGTGGGAATGCTGAGCGAGGAATACGACCCGAAGGCCCAGCGGCATCTCGGCAACACGCCCCAGGCGTTCAGCCTCGTCGGATTGATCAACGGCGCCCGACAGCTCAGCGGTCACCACACGACCACGTCCGCACGCCGCAGTCAACAGCGTCTTCACCCCGACGGACGACCCGACGAGTAG
- a CDS encoding TetR/AcrR family transcriptional regulator, which produces MNEPLRDALGHEDTSTQHRILVATAEVLARSGQTKLSLSEVALQAGVSRPTLYRWFASKEELLGAFGVYERDLFDNGISKATAGLRGAEKLDAALRFIVDYQHSYSGVRLVDIEPEVVIAQLTKIIPVMRARLQRLLSGPNAAVKAATAIRVAVSHYIVRSDDDDQFLAQLRHATGIKANG; this is translated from the coding sequence GTGAACGAACCGCTGCGCGACGCGCTTGGGCACGAGGACACCTCGACCCAACACCGGATACTCGTCGCGACAGCGGAGGTGCTCGCCCGCAGCGGGCAGACCAAGCTCAGCCTCTCGGAGGTCGCGCTCCAGGCCGGAGTGTCCCGGCCGACGCTGTACCGCTGGTTCGCCTCCAAGGAGGAACTGCTCGGCGCGTTCGGTGTCTACGAACGCGACCTCTTCGACAACGGCATCAGCAAGGCGACGGCCGGCTTGCGGGGCGCCGAGAAGCTCGACGCCGCGCTGCGGTTCATCGTCGACTACCAGCACTCGTACTCGGGTGTGCGGCTGGTCGACATCGAACCCGAGGTGGTCATCGCCCAGCTGACGAAGATCATCCCGGTGATGCGGGCGCGGCTGCAGAGACTGCTGAGCGGCCCCAACGCAGCGGTCAAGGCGGCCACCGCAATTCGCGTCGCCGTCTCGCACTACATCGTCCGCAGTGACGACGACGATCAGTTCCTGGCGCAACTGCGGCACGCCACCGGGATCAAGGCGAACGGCTGA
- a CDS encoding aromatic ring-hydroxylating oxygenase subunit alpha, with translation MTQVIRSGEWLKPDSGIGLGLDDVKPGTFNMSISTDRYTSPEYAALERERIWSRVWQVAGRVDDLPKVGDWKRYQILDQSYVIVRGKDEKLRGFVNACRHRGNMLCMTNTGNAKRGFLCQYHLWSYDLEGKLRGVLRENLAGQVDKSDNSLLEVSVDTFGGFIFLNPDPNAQPLRDYLGDTVIELLEPYHLDQMTTVMDVCEALDCNWKVVMDAFEEGYHINGIHPQLLAVLNIDPATTRYQFFDNHSVAVAPFEVQGAGAQKQVDGIMALPETFPGTAAVIPRFSELVAPYQGADGEVEFPDGVTARRLLQQATRDTLTGMGLDVSGLTDDQMSDNQGWVLFPNFFMTVRAGECHIIMAVPHPDGDPNRCIWHVSSYMYLPAEHRDAFRAELIEVDDPGSYKYFEALNQDYVQMPRQQKGLRNNRLDHMSLVKEEVVIGHFHSVVDRYMADA, from the coding sequence ATGACACAGGTGATCCGCTCCGGCGAGTGGCTCAAGCCGGATTCAGGAATCGGCCTCGGCCTCGACGACGTCAAGCCCGGGACCTTCAACATGAGCATCTCGACGGACCGTTACACCTCCCCGGAGTACGCCGCGCTCGAACGCGAACGCATCTGGTCGCGGGTATGGCAGGTCGCAGGGCGCGTCGACGACCTGCCCAAGGTCGGTGACTGGAAGCGGTATCAGATCCTCGACCAATCCTACGTCATCGTCCGCGGCAAGGACGAGAAGCTGCGAGGCTTCGTCAACGCGTGTCGGCACCGAGGAAACATGCTCTGCATGACCAACACCGGTAATGCCAAGCGCGGCTTTCTGTGTCAGTACCACCTGTGGTCCTACGACCTGGAGGGCAAGCTGCGCGGTGTGCTGCGGGAGAACCTGGCCGGCCAGGTCGACAAGAGCGACAACTCGCTGCTGGAGGTCTCGGTCGACACCTTCGGGGGGTTCATCTTCCTCAACCCGGACCCCAACGCTCAACCGCTACGGGATTATCTGGGCGACACGGTGATCGAACTGCTCGAGCCCTACCACCTCGACCAGATGACCACCGTCATGGACGTCTGCGAGGCGCTCGACTGCAACTGGAAAGTCGTCATGGACGCCTTCGAAGAGGGCTACCACATCAACGGGATTCACCCGCAGTTGCTCGCCGTCCTCAACATCGACCCGGCGACCACCCGCTACCAGTTCTTCGACAACCACAGCGTTGCCGTCGCACCGTTCGAGGTGCAGGGCGCCGGTGCGCAGAAGCAGGTCGACGGCATCATGGCCCTGCCCGAGACGTTCCCAGGAACCGCCGCGGTGATCCCGCGGTTCTCCGAACTCGTCGCGCCGTACCAGGGTGCGGACGGTGAGGTCGAATTCCCCGACGGCGTCACGGCACGCCGTCTGCTGCAACAGGCCACCCGCGACACCCTGACGGGCATGGGCCTCGACGTCAGCGGGCTGACCGACGACCAGATGAGCGACAACCAGGGCTGGGTGCTGTTCCCGAACTTCTTCATGACCGTCCGGGCAGGCGAATGCCACATCATCATGGCGGTGCCGCATCCCGACGGCGACCCGAACCGCTGCATCTGGCACGTCAGCAGCTACATGTATCTGCCGGCCGAACACCGAGACGCCTTCCGCGCGGAGCTGATCGAGGTCGACGATCCCGGCAGCTACAAGTATTTCGAGGCGCTGAACCAGGACTACGTCCAGATGCCCCGCCAGCAGAAGGGTTTGCGCAACAACCGGCTCGATCACATGTCCTTGGTGAAGGAGGAAGTCGTCATCGGCCACTTCCACTCCGTCGTCGACCGATACATGGCCGATGCCTGA